Proteins from a genomic interval of Diaphorobacter sp. HDW4A:
- the hpf gene encoding ribosome hibernation-promoting factor, HPF/YfiA family, with protein sequence MNLTISGHHLDVSPALRSYVTSKLERITRHFDQVVDVKVLLTVENQKEKDKRQRAECNVRVKGSDLFAESAHFDLYAAVDELIDKLDRKVMKYKQRLQDHQPALRKATAQSALAAAAA encoded by the coding sequence ATGAACTTGACGATTAGCGGACATCATCTGGATGTGAGTCCCGCGTTGCGCAGCTACGTGACTTCCAAGCTGGAGCGCATCACGCGTCACTTCGATCAGGTAGTCGATGTCAAGGTGCTGTTGACTGTCGAAAATCAGAAAGAAAAAGACAAGCGGCAGCGAGCGGAATGCAACGTGCGAGTGAAAGGCAGTGATCTATTTGCGGAAAGTGCCCATTTTGACCTGTATGCGGCGGTGGATGAGCTGATCGACAAGCTGGACCGCAAGGTGATGAAGTACAAGCAGCGTCTTCAGGACCACCAGCCTGCCCTGCGCAAGGCAACGGCTCAATCGGCTTTGGCCGCAGCGGCGGCATAA
- a CDS encoding PTS sugar transporter subunit IIA, whose translation MNRLASILPPAQVLVGVDATSKKRAFEEAGLLFESQHGLSRALITDSLFARERLGSTGLGHGVAIPHGRIKGLKSPMAAVFQLAHPIGFDAPDEQPVSLLIFLLVPEAATQKHLEILSEIAELLSDSGLRERIKSCTDAAQLHGMIADWRSAQAA comes from the coding sequence ATGAATCGTCTTGCTTCCATTCTCCCGCCAGCACAGGTGCTGGTTGGTGTTGACGCCACCAGCAAGAAGCGCGCTTTTGAAGAGGCGGGTCTGCTGTTTGAGAGTCAGCACGGTCTGTCCCGTGCCTTGATCACCGACAGCCTCTTTGCTCGTGAGCGTCTTGGCTCCACTGGTCTGGGGCATGGCGTCGCCATTCCTCACGGCCGCATCAAGGGCCTGAAGTCGCCCATGGCGGCGGTCTTTCAACTGGCGCACCCCATCGGGTTCGACGCGCCGGACGAACAACCGGTTTCCCTGCTGATCTTTCTGCTCGTGCCTGAGGCCGCCACGCAGAAGCATCTGGAAATCCTGTCCGAAATCGCCGAGCTGCTCAGCGACAGCGGCTTGCGCGAGCGCATCAAGTCCTGCACGGACGCGGCGCAATTGCATGGCATGATTGCCGACTGGCGCTCCGCTCAGGCGGCCTGA
- the hprK gene encoding HPr(Ser) kinase/phosphatase, whose amino-acid sequence MKPNLVSADVLFEEFRSSLKLVWVAGLGASARRFDEEAVRAARSGADLVGYLNYIHPFRAQVLGEREIRYLTNGTEEDCKRRVARILTLEPPVLIMADDQTAPDALISLCERAQIPLFATHESSAFVIDVVRAYLSKHFATRTTLHGVFMDILGLGVLITGESGLGKSELGLELISRGNGLVADDAVDLYRINQTTIEGKCPDLLQNLLEVRGIGLLDIRAIFGEAAVRRKMRLKLIVHLVRKETLERDYERMPYQPLTQDVLGVPVLKVVIQVVAGRNIAVLVEAAVRNTILQLRGIDTYQEFVERHRRAMASGIQP is encoded by the coding sequence GTGAAGCCCAATCTTGTCAGCGCCGATGTTCTGTTTGAAGAGTTTCGCAGCTCCCTGAAACTGGTTTGGGTGGCCGGTCTCGGTGCATCCGCCCGGCGCTTCGATGAAGAGGCGGTCCGTGCTGCCCGCTCGGGCGCCGATCTGGTGGGCTACCTCAACTACATTCACCCGTTTCGCGCTCAGGTGCTGGGTGAGCGGGAAATCAGGTACCTGACCAACGGCACCGAAGAGGACTGCAAGCGCCGCGTCGCCCGCATCCTGACGCTGGAGCCGCCGGTGCTGATCATGGCCGATGACCAGACCGCACCCGATGCCCTGATCTCCCTGTGCGAGCGCGCGCAGATTCCGCTGTTCGCCACCCACGAATCGTCGGCCTTCGTGATCGACGTGGTCCGGGCCTATCTCTCCAAGCATTTCGCCACGCGAACGACGCTGCACGGCGTGTTCATGGACATTCTGGGCCTCGGCGTGCTGATCACCGGCGAGTCGGGCCTCGGCAAGAGCGAGCTCGGTCTCGAACTGATTTCGCGCGGCAACGGCCTCGTGGCCGATGACGCGGTTGACCTCTACCGCATCAACCAGACCACCATCGAGGGCAAGTGCCCCGATCTGCTGCAGAACCTGCTCGAGGTGCGCGGCATCGGCCTGCTCGATATCCGCGCGATCTTCGGTGAGGCAGCGGTGCGCCGCAAGATGCGTCTGAAGCTCATCGTGCACCTCGTGCGCAAGGAAACGCTGGAGCGTGATTACGAACGCATGCCCTATCAACCGCTCACGCAGGACGTGCTCGGCGTGCCCGTGCTCAAGGTGGTGATCCAGGTGGTGGCCGGTCGAAACATCGCCGTGTTGGTCGAAGCCGCCGTGCGCAACACGATTTTGCAGCTGCGCGGCATCGACACTTATCAGGAGTTCGTCGAGCGCCACCGCCGCGCGATGGCCAGCGGCATTCAGCCCTGA
- the fur gene encoding ferric iron uptake transcriptional regulator: protein MTNIDELKSTGLKATLPRLKILDIFQKGQQRHMTAEDVFRVLLEERSDIGLATVYRVLTQFEQAGILLRSNFESGKAVYELNEGQHHDHFVCTGCGKVEEFYDAEIEKRQNLIAKQKGWVIQDHSMSLYGQCADCAKRGVTHR, encoded by the coding sequence ATGACGAATATTGACGAACTGAAAAGCACCGGCCTGAAAGCGACGCTTCCCCGACTGAAGATCCTCGACATCTTCCAGAAAGGGCAGCAGCGTCACATGACGGCTGAAGACGTTTTCCGCGTACTGCTGGAAGAACGTTCCGACATCGGCCTTGCAACCGTTTACCGCGTTCTCACGCAGTTCGAGCAAGCCGGCATTCTGCTGCGCAGCAACTTCGAAAGCGGCAAGGCCGTCTACGAACTCAACGAAGGTCAGCACCATGACCACTTCGTGTGTACGGGTTGCGGCAAGGTGGAGGAGTTTTACGACGCCGAAATCGAAAAGCGTCAGAACCTGATCGCCAAGCAGAAGGGCTGGGTGATCCAGGATCACTCGATGTCGCTGTACGGCCAATGTGCCGACTGCGCCAAGCGCGGCGTGACCCATCGCTGA
- a CDS encoding outer membrane protein assembly factor BamE produces MFAPARYGVRCGAIILLSAGLAACGSIDSASHRLASAITPYKIDVVQGNFISKEQVDALKPGMGRQQVKEILGTPLVMPLFHTDRWEYIFTLKRPGIEQQTRKLTVFFKDDVLDRFEGDEMPTEAEFVASLGSKAAKNKVPNLEATEDQLKRFPAKPDTSVTNNPGNVPPSAPLSTSYPPLEATK; encoded by the coding sequence ATGTTTGCTCCCGCCCGTTACGGCGTCCGTTGTGGCGCGATCATTTTGCTGAGTGCCGGGCTGGCTGCCTGCGGAAGCATCGACAGCGCAAGCCATCGACTGGCCAGTGCCATCACACCATACAAGATTGATGTTGTGCAAGGAAATTTCATTTCCAAGGAACAGGTCGATGCGCTGAAGCCCGGCATGGGCCGCCAGCAGGTCAAGGAAATTCTGGGCACGCCTCTGGTGATGCCGCTTTTCCACACTGACCGCTGGGAATACATCTTCACGCTCAAGCGTCCTGGCATTGAGCAGCAGACCCGCAAGCTGACCGTGTTCTTCAAGGATGACGTACTGGATCGTTTCGAGGGCGACGAGATGCCGACCGAGGCGGAGTTCGTGGCCTCGCTCGGCTCCAAGGCGGCCAAGAACAAGGTGCCGAACCTCGAAGCCACCGAAGACCAGCTCAAGCGCTTCCCGGCCAAGCCCGACACGTCGGTAACCAACAACCCCGGCAATGTGCCGCCGTCGGCGCCGCTGTCCACCAGCTACCCGCCGCTGGAAGCTACGAAGTAA
- the dapB gene encoding 4-hydroxy-tetrahydrodipicolinate reductase encodes MTAPSSSTRRRVAVAGASGRMGRMLIEAIRQSEDCVLAGALDVPSSPAVGADATAFLGHASGVQITADVRKGLQNAEVLIDFTRPEGTLHHLAVCEELGVQLVVGTTGFSDEEKARIAEGGKKIGIVFAPNMSVGVNVTLKLLELAAKAMHEGYDIEILEAHHKHKVDAPSGTALKMGEVIAEAQGTKLEDRAVYERYGHTGARKDGTIGFATIRAGDIVGDHTVMFATEGERIEISHKSSSRAGYVRGSLRAVGYLADKKSGMFDMFDVLHLKD; translated from the coding sequence ATGACTGCTCCTTCTTCCTCCACCCGTCGCCGCGTTGCCGTGGCAGGTGCCTCCGGCCGCATGGGCCGCATGCTCATCGAAGCCATTCGCCAGAGCGAAGACTGCGTGCTCGCCGGTGCACTCGATGTGCCCAGCAGCCCGGCGGTCGGTGCTGACGCGACGGCCTTTCTCGGCCACGCGAGCGGCGTGCAGATCACGGCCGATGTGCGCAAGGGTCTGCAGAACGCCGAGGTGCTGATCGACTTCACCCGTCCCGAAGGCACGCTGCACCATCTGGCCGTCTGCGAAGAGCTCGGCGTGCAACTGGTGGTCGGCACGACCGGTTTCTCCGACGAGGAAAAGGCGCGTATCGCCGAAGGCGGCAAGAAGATCGGCATCGTGTTTGCGCCCAACATGAGCGTGGGCGTGAACGTCACCCTCAAGCTGCTCGAGCTGGCCGCCAAGGCCATGCACGAGGGCTACGACATCGAGATTCTCGAAGCCCACCACAAGCACAAGGTGGATGCGCCCTCGGGCACCGCGCTCAAGATGGGCGAGGTGATCGCCGAGGCGCAGGGCACGAAGCTCGAAGACCGCGCAGTGTACGAGCGCTACGGCCACACCGGTGCGCGCAAGGACGGCACCATCGGCTTCGCGACCATCCGCGCGGGCGACATCGTGGGCGACCACACGGTGATGTTCGCCACCGAGGGTGAACGCATCGAGATCTCGCACAAGTCCTCGAGCCGCGCCGGTTATGTGCGCGGCAGCCTCCGCGCCGTAGGCTACCTCGCAGACAAGAAGAGCGGTATGTTCGACATGTTCGACGTGCTCCATCTCAAGGACTGA
- a CDS encoding MotA/TolQ/ExbB proton channel family protein → MNGLTWLRQGDAVTQIAAALLLLMSVASWVIIFWKAWLMRRAHVDVPRSTSAVWQAPTLAAACEQLQQWDRENLVRPMVDAALAASHHSPATLAGQGNRAQQLTRVLRNALHQSISRLKFGQVTLATVGSTAPFVGLLGTVWGIYHALTGMASAGQLTIERVAGPVGEALIMTAAGLAVAIPAVLAYNVYGRILGSVEADLEGFAHDLRELLAEGATTSAQSSGPMGE, encoded by the coding sequence ATGAACGGACTCACTTGGTTGCGACAAGGCGATGCCGTCACGCAGATCGCGGCAGCATTGCTGCTGCTGATGTCCGTGGCCAGCTGGGTCATCATCTTCTGGAAGGCGTGGCTGATGCGCCGAGCGCATGTGGACGTACCGCGCAGCACTTCCGCTGTCTGGCAGGCGCCCACGTTGGCCGCCGCCTGTGAACAACTCCAGCAATGGGACCGCGAGAATCTCGTGCGTCCTATGGTGGATGCCGCTCTGGCCGCGTCCCACCATTCTCCCGCGACGCTGGCGGGACAGGGCAACCGCGCCCAGCAGCTCACCCGCGTGCTGCGCAACGCATTGCACCAATCGATCTCGCGTTTGAAGTTTGGGCAGGTGACGCTCGCCACAGTGGGTTCGACGGCGCCGTTCGTCGGCCTGCTTGGCACGGTCTGGGGCATTTACCATGCGCTCACCGGCATGGCGAGCGCGGGTCAGCTCACCATCGAGCGCGTCGCGGGTCCGGTGGGCGAGGCGCTGATCATGACGGCTGCGGGCCTCGCGGTCGCTATCCCCGCCGTGCTGGCTTACAACGTCTACGGACGCATTCTCGGCAGCGTCGAGGCCGACCTCGAAGGCTTTGCGCACGATCTGCGCGAGCTGTTGGCTGAGGGGGCCACCACATCGGCCCAGTCCTCCGGCCCGATGGGCGAGTGA
- a CDS encoding biopolymer transporter ExbD, with protein sequence MAFGRLERTEESKPMSDINVTPLVDVMLVLVVIFILTAPLLASAIRLDLPKTDGAQPGAAVDKPLTVAMDASGTIYLNDEALEPQALESRLKQLTAGRADSEVQLRADTSVPYGRVVELMGELHKAGLHRIAFVTDPVAPSDKPQK encoded by the coding sequence ATGGCTTTTGGACGACTTGAGCGCACGGAAGAATCCAAGCCGATGAGCGACATCAACGTCACGCCGCTGGTGGACGTGATGCTGGTGCTGGTGGTGATCTTCATTCTCACAGCGCCGCTGCTCGCCAGCGCCATTCGCCTGGATCTGCCCAAGACCGATGGCGCCCAGCCCGGCGCAGCGGTCGACAAGCCGCTGACCGTAGCCATGGACGCTTCCGGCACCATCTATCTGAACGACGAGGCACTTGAGCCGCAGGCGCTCGAGAGTCGCCTCAAGCAACTGACCGCTGGCCGGGCGGATTCCGAGGTGCAGTTGCGTGCCGACACCAGCGTGCCCTATGGCCGCGTGGTTGAGCTTATGGGCGAGTTGCACAAGGCCGGGCTGCACCGTATCGCTTTCGTGACCGATCCGGTGGCCCCGTCGGACAAGCCACAGAAATAG
- a CDS encoding DUF2157 domain-containing protein, producing MDSTLYQLAAQPGRDPQSLAQLHQIATAPGEPRTLARHLHWGLLLVAALLLASGLIFWIAANWQEQTRMFKLMLIEGALLVSVVASLVWRRGRIAALLCATLALGGLLAFIGQTYQTGADAWQLFATWAALALLWTLLARSDVLWLVWVGIVATAIAMWFGHLDLWDMLFRGREMLMQQVIYMLMWLALALVPWLVSLVPWTRHRDGMAWWSHRAALAMALAAWTTLGVIDLFTRESSGLAYPLCGVLIAIAMFVSYQGQLRDFPSLCLCTLAANVWILSLVGRVVFEGSDSTASLLLFALATLGCLGATVSGLLAVQRGMRAPSAQSDQTAQEGAVR from the coding sequence ATGGATAGCACGTTGTACCAGCTCGCCGCGCAACCCGGGCGCGACCCGCAGTCGCTTGCGCAGTTGCACCAGATCGCGACCGCCCCCGGCGAACCGCGCACGCTTGCACGCCATCTGCATTGGGGGTTGCTGCTTGTGGCGGCGCTACTGCTCGCAAGCGGGCTGATCTTCTGGATCGCCGCCAACTGGCAGGAGCAGACGCGCATGTTCAAGCTTATGCTGATCGAGGGCGCGTTGCTGGTCAGCGTCGTGGCGTCGCTCGTGTGGCGACGCGGGCGCATCGCGGCGCTGCTGTGTGCGACGCTCGCGCTCGGCGGGCTGCTCGCGTTCATCGGCCAGACCTACCAGACCGGCGCGGACGCGTGGCAGCTGTTTGCCACCTGGGCGGCGCTGGCGCTGCTGTGGACGCTGCTCGCACGCAGCGATGTGCTCTGGCTCGTGTGGGTGGGCATCGTTGCGACGGCGATTGCCATGTGGTTCGGGCATCTGGATCTGTGGGACATGCTGTTCCGTGGCCGCGAGATGCTCATGCAGCAGGTGATCTACATGCTGATGTGGCTGGCACTTGCGCTGGTGCCCTGGCTGGTGTCGCTCGTGCCGTGGACGCGCCACCGCGACGGCATGGCCTGGTGGTCGCATCGCGCGGCGCTGGCCATGGCGCTGGCGGCGTGGACGACGCTCGGCGTGATCGATCTGTTCACGCGAGAGAGCAGCGGCCTTGCCTATCCGCTTTGCGGAGTGCTGATCGCCATCGCCATGTTCGTGTCGTATCAAGGACAGCTGCGTGACTTCCCAAGCCTTTGCCTGTGCACGCTCGCGGCCAATGTCTGGATTCTGTCGCTGGTCGGGCGCGTGGTCTTCGAAGGGTCCGATTCCACGGCCAGCCTGTTGCTCTTTGCGCTTGCGACGCTGGGCTGCCTCGGCGCCACCGTCTCGGGCCTGCTGGCCGTGCAGCGCGGCATGCGCGCGCCGTCCGCTCAGTCCGACCAGACCGCTCAAGAAGGAGCCGTGCGATGA
- a CDS encoding GDYXXLXY domain-containing protein — MNFFNSQPSWWPRARQLGLVTGDSPGASVDEEPSIFVIVLALIGAVVCAIAAGAFLVALVDSNFWFRHPASYVLSLIGIVGSGALLRRNHGVFVTCLALVMWGLFCSLFVMRLVHDIHGRTLEFVLISGLIALLQLVGASVAHAQWIRRIMGFVFAIALYLCLTKLLADVALLHLMHVVGVALAAAWLVWLLKEPALLQSLASKPLLVGWSAFADSAAVGLLIMAVLGFEGSGWGYGMTYSFFGVRRPRDLDLDTVRLLIRIGRTWASLLVFVAIGSLSAHWKRNGMATRRTLRTVFGVGVLLAVAAWFSPSLGVISLIAAGALIGGRWRIAVLCGLAALWALSMFYYSLAWPLAQKGLGLAAMGAVLLAGLTLPRLLAGRSTAGADDDHAANGLMQMAAWSRARLICLIVGALLVFGLVNWDVRGKEQVIAHGQPVLVKLVPVDPRSLMQGDYMALRFDLPQTVQEGLEKTLLPTARVRATLDEKGRATVKSLVAERFDPAAGEIVLPLKRLKGRWVLVTDAYFFPEGTGKVFERAQYGDFRVLPDGRALLVGLASADGTPIAVPHALPKKPRSSADDSDIDSAANAEGVAPTEDPLPPASRP; from the coding sequence ATGAACTTCTTCAACTCCCAACCTTCCTGGTGGCCGCGTGCGCGTCAACTCGGGCTGGTGACCGGCGATTCGCCCGGAGCCAGCGTGGATGAAGAGCCGAGCATCTTCGTGATCGTGCTCGCGCTGATCGGTGCGGTGGTCTGTGCGATTGCGGCGGGCGCGTTTCTCGTCGCGCTGGTCGATTCGAATTTCTGGTTCCGCCATCCGGCGTCCTATGTGCTGAGCCTGATCGGCATCGTCGGCTCGGGTGCACTGCTCAGGCGCAATCACGGCGTGTTCGTGACCTGCCTCGCGCTGGTGATGTGGGGGCTGTTCTGTAGCCTGTTCGTGATGCGGCTGGTCCACGACATACATGGGCGCACGCTCGAGTTCGTGTTGATCTCGGGCCTGATCGCGCTGCTGCAGCTGGTGGGCGCGTCCGTCGCGCATGCGCAGTGGATACGCCGCATCATGGGATTCGTGTTTGCGATTGCGCTGTATCTGTGTCTGACCAAACTTCTGGCTGATGTGGCGCTTCTGCATCTGATGCATGTGGTGGGTGTGGCACTGGCTGCCGCGTGGCTGGTATGGCTGCTCAAGGAACCCGCACTGCTGCAGAGTTTGGCAAGCAAACCGTTGTTGGTGGGTTGGTCTGCATTTGCGGACAGCGCCGCCGTAGGCCTGCTCATCATGGCGGTCTTGGGGTTTGAGGGCAGTGGTTGGGGTTACGGGATGACATACTCGTTCTTTGGCGTGCGGCGTCCCCGTGACCTGGATCTGGACACGGTGCGGTTGTTGATCAGAATAGGTCGTACTTGGGCATCGCTGCTGGTCTTCGTGGCAATCGGCTCGTTGAGTGCGCATTGGAAAAGGAATGGAATGGCAACGCGCCGGACGCTGCGGACAGTGTTCGGGGTGGGAGTGCTGCTTGCCGTGGCAGCATGGTTCAGTCCATCGCTCGGTGTCATCTCGTTGATCGCTGCGGGTGCGCTGATCGGCGGGCGCTGGCGCATCGCCGTGCTGTGCGGGCTGGCGGCGCTGTGGGCGCTCTCGATGTTTTATTACAGCCTTGCGTGGCCGCTCGCGCAGAAGGGGCTGGGTCTGGCGGCCATGGGGGCGGTGCTGCTCGCGGGGCTGACGCTGCCGCGCCTGCTGGCCGGGCGCAGCACAGCAGGTGCTGACGATGATCACGCGGCGAATGGTCTGATGCAGATGGCGGCCTGGTCACGCGCCCGGCTGATCTGCCTGATCGTCGGGGCGCTGCTGGTCTTCGGTCTGGTGAACTGGGACGTGCGCGGCAAGGAACAGGTGATCGCCCATGGTCAGCCGGTGTTGGTGAAACTGGTTCCAGTGGACCCGCGTTCGCTGATGCAGGGCGACTACATGGCGCTGCGCTTCGATCTGCCCCAGACTGTTCAGGAGGGACTCGAGAAAACGCTGTTGCCCACGGCGCGCGTGCGTGCGACGTTGGATGAAAAGGGCCGCGCCACGGTCAAGAGTCTGGTGGCCGAGCGCTTCGATCCGGCAGCGGGGGAGATCGTGCTGCCGCTCAAGCGTCTGAAAGGCCGCTGGGTGTTGGTGACGGATGCCTATTTCTTCCCTGAAGGTACGGGCAAGGTGTTCGAGCGTGCGCAGTACGGCGACTTTCGCGTGCTGCCCGATGGGCGCGCCCTGCTCGTGGGGTTGGCCAGTGCGGATGGCACGCCGATTGCGGTGCCGCACGCACTGCCGAAGAAGCCCCGGTCCAGCGCCGACGACAGCGATATCGATTCAGCGGCGAATGCGGAGGGAGTGGCGCCGACTGAGGATCCCTTGCCTCCCGCCAGCAGACCATGA
- a CDS encoding mechanosensitive ion channel domain-containing protein encodes MQSAIGLALLAVVAYVLRFVARLILLNVLPHLASNVSAPWMQNLVDKRVLTRLSQVVPSLVFQIGVFAVPKLSPVSTNIIHNVAVACTVLAIGRIIIAVLDVIQDHNREALSKFPGTRSLKSYVQLGQLITMLIVGIIMIGALIDRSPLILLSGLGAMSAVLMLVFKDTILSFTAGVQLAGNDMLRVGDWLQMDQVGADGAVVDMALNTVKIRNWDNTITTIPTWRLMSESFKNWRGMSESGGRRIKRSLLIDNATVRFLSESEIEELSHIALLRPYLDNKTQEIDTYNSDFAEKAPELAHEVVNLRKLTNIGTFRAYVNAYLRAHPRLRKDMTLMARMMESTTNGTPLEVYAFTATTVWLEYESIQGDIFDHLIAILPEFGLHAFQNPSGNDVKVGLRQNEVGVLSL; translated from the coding sequence ATGCAGAGCGCCATCGGCCTGGCTTTGCTGGCCGTCGTCGCCTATGTGCTGCGCTTCGTCGCGCGCCTGATTCTGCTGAACGTGCTGCCGCATCTGGCCAGCAATGTGTCCGCGCCATGGATGCAGAACCTCGTGGACAAGCGCGTGCTCACTCGCCTGTCGCAGGTCGTGCCGTCGCTAGTGTTCCAGATCGGCGTGTTCGCGGTACCCAAGCTCTCGCCCGTGAGCACCAATATCATCCACAACGTGGCCGTGGCCTGCACAGTGCTGGCGATCGGACGCATCATCATCGCGGTGCTCGACGTGATCCAGGATCACAATCGCGAGGCGCTCAGCAAATTCCCCGGCACCCGCTCGCTCAAGAGCTATGTGCAGCTCGGCCAACTGATCACGATGCTGATCGTAGGCATCATCATGATCGGCGCGCTGATCGACCGCTCACCACTGATCCTGCTTTCGGGCCTGGGCGCGATGTCGGCCGTGCTGATGCTGGTGTTCAAGGACACCATCCTGTCATTCACCGCCGGCGTGCAACTCGCGGGCAACGACATGCTGCGCGTGGGTGACTGGCTGCAGATGGACCAGGTCGGCGCGGACGGCGCGGTGGTGGACATGGCGCTCAACACGGTGAAGATCCGCAACTGGGATAACACCATCACCACCATCCCCACGTGGCGCTTGATGAGCGAGAGCTTCAAGAATTGGCGCGGTATGTCCGAATCGGGCGGCCGCCGCATCAAGCGCAGCCTGCTGATCGACAACGCGACGGTGCGGTTTCTCTCCGAATCCGAGATCGAGGAGCTGTCGCACATCGCGCTGCTGCGCCCCTATTTGGACAACAAGACGCAGGAGATCGACACCTACAACAGCGACTTCGCCGAAAAGGCACCGGAATTGGCGCACGAGGTGGTCAATCTGCGCAAGCTCACCAACATCGGCACCTTCCGCGCCTATGTGAACGCGTATCTGCGCGCCCACCCGCGCCTGCGCAAGGACATGACGCTGATGGCCCGCATGATGGAGAGCACCACCAACGGCACGCCGCTGGAGGTCTATGCATTCACGGCGACTACGGTGTGGCTGGAGTACGAGAGCATCCAGGGCGACATCTTCGACCACCTGATCGCCATCCTGCCGGAATTCGGGCTGCACGCATTCCAGAACCCGTCGGGCAACGATGTCAAAGTGGGCCTCAGGCAGAACGAGGTCGGCGTGCTGTCGCTGTGA